A segment of the Scomber japonicus isolate fScoJap1 chromosome 5, fScoJap1.pri, whole genome shotgun sequence genome:
TTatcctttaaaaatgaaatgatattTAGACCAGAGTATTAGTTAGGCCAATaaagagtttattttttataataccTCCTTTTGGATTTGTTGATAGGTGTGTAGGACAGTAGCAATGTCCTCCTAACATACATCACATGGAGCATCATATGAAAGACTGTTCtataatgtgtatttatttttgtctttggacattaaaaaaacaaatgaaagataTGACTCAGGATTGCCCATTACATATCTACAACCAGGTTTGACAGTGTGCCAGAAGCCTGACAGAAAATAATAGTTTGGCAATCAAAATGtagagaaaaatgtgaaagattAATACAGATACATTTTGTGTTCTAATTCATAATATTATGTCTCTTTGTGTACTGGTTTTGGTTACATGCAGTTTCAAAATGGCAGTGTAGCAACAAGTAGTGGCTTTGCAAAGCTCACAATATGCAGTCTTCAATCACACTTTGTCACATCAATGTAAACCCACAGGTTTACAGGGTCAGGGACAGTCAAGCATGTTGGATATATTTTTCGAAACTAACATAGACTCTGATGGGTTTCCTCATACAACCTCCCTAACAGGCTTACGTCATTGTTTTGCAAAAACTTGATCCTCTCTATACGCACTAAAACATCAAGCtggcattttaacatttatccACTCTGGAGATTGTCAGCTTATGGACAGGAGGCTGAAATGGAGATGATAAGATGTGTTTGAAATGTGACCGGCTGAATGTAGATGTACTCTTAGTCAAAACATGATTATATGTATGTTGATCTTTTATAGACTCTCCATGCAGTGCAGTTGCTCCACACATGCACTCCCATTCCCCCTGGATCCTATTGTGAATGTGTGCAGTGAGCTGGCTCATTGGGTCCTCATGGTGAATAGCCCACAGCCATTCACTCAGCACACAGAAGCTCATTAGAACTCTATAGACATACAATTGTGAGGCTCACATTAGAAACTTCCTCCTCTGGGGCACAGACACCGCACACAAAGTGCCAGTTTGCTGCTAAGCTAAGCGCATTGTCTTCCTGATTCATGGAGCCTGGCCCTCCATTCATGATATTAAGTTCGAGTGGTGGAATATCAATTGCGTGTGCAATGGGCCGGTATCTTTTTAAGAGCTTTAGTGGGgttaaaaaggagagaaaagggatCTCAGCCGGTCTGCAGAGTGCTAGCTTTCAACAGGGCCATTGTGAGGATTCTGAATGAAGGGAACCctgttttttccctccatttcttAAAAGAGATGGACATCAAATAAATTCACATGAACTTGCTGCAGGGTGTTACCAAGACCTACCGTTTAAGAATATCCTAATTATACCTCCCTCTCCTGGAGAGCTCTATAGGAATCTGGCTAATTACGAAGTGGTGAATCTTAATGACGATACGCTCTTAGCAATGCCTTTTAAAGTCGTGTGAGATCGTTTCCAGACAAAATTTCAATGGACACAGAAATAGCCTATATGGTTCCAACAGGAATACATGAATTTCTATGAAGAGTCATGATGTGTTCTGAGGCACTCATAATTATTTTCTGCTCGAATGCTAATTTTAGGGGTAAAGAACTGTATGAATAAAATGCTATCACACAAAACATATCTTGACCACAATCAGGATCCTTCCAAAGCATAAACAATCATAGTTAATAACATTAGAGAGCAGTCTGGGATTCCCACTTGTTTTCTCTGAGTgtgtcaaaaaaacaaatgactctTGACAAAAAGACATGCAGCATGCAGCATGTTAACACACATTCGCTACACAAAAGTAGATATCGCACACAGACTTGCTAACACTCATCATGTGACAGAGCGCTATGCCTTCTCCACCAGTCTGAGGAATAAAACCTCAAATTTGATTACAAGCAACCTTTGGCTCCCTGGCCATCACACAATAGGCCTAGCTGTCTGGGCCAATTTCCATGCTCAGCATGAGGTATCTACACGCGCGGACTGGAGCTCCCTGCCGCCCCCCACAAATCCCCTGACTAGTGTGGATATGCCTGTTTACTGTGCCTAAACTCTTGGTCTGTCGCCCCTCTTGTTGGTCTTTCTATTATGATGTTGAGGATCATTAGTTGCAGTGTGAAAGGTTACACAAGCCTCTCATTCGATGTGTTTACATCAAAACATCACTACAtgcatgtacgtgtgtgtttgtgtgaccatttttattttacagtttcaaCCTTCAGACATGCAGCATGACACCCTCCTACTGGAAAATGgaactaaataaaaaatgtagtgGCTGAGTCTCCTACTGCTGGGTTTCTCCTTACTGACCTAGAACTGAATCTCAGCAGGTCCGACATCTCAGTGTAAATCTAAGTGTTTTGACTGATTGGCACTCAAATTAGCACGCTAATGaccaaaactaaatgaaaaacaaaacaaaaagtagttTTCCCCAAACTACTCATTCTTTCAGATGAGAAATATCTTTgtcaacatatttttatttacttgacatattttaaatcattttgcaATCAATACTACATTCACACTGCAGAGTTtctaaaatgaaacagaaaaaagccCATTGCAAACAAACTGCTCAGGGGTTTGTATGCAGCACAATGAAGCTCTGAGGGAGGctggagaaaagagaaaactatTTACTACTGGGGAAGACTGTTTGGTGCATGTTAAACTTTGGCCAGCAGTTCATTGTCTCTGATGTCTATCATTTAATAGGCTAGTTGACATAATGAATGAGCCAGACCCACCTTCTGCCCCTCCAGAAAGGACCCCAGCCATATCTGAATTGAGAAGCACATTAGAGCCTCTCAGCCAATCACGATACAGCTCTGTAGCAAAGTGCAGGCCCGAAAGAGGAAGAGCAGACAACTTTTGTTTTCCTCAGAGTTTAATGAAGTTGGCCTGGTCACTCAAGAAGGGATTAAAAGAGTTTTTAGTATCACTGAGCTGTGCCTACTGAAGAGGGAACTCAAGTGTTCGGGTCACTGTGTGAACAGGATGATCTCAGTTCAGAGCTGCTCGAGGAGGAATATGGCTGGCTCTCCTCCTGCTTTACCAGGCTTCGGGAGCTCAGGAAAGAGTTTTCTTATTGACAATCTGCTGCAGTCACAGACATCTTCAGCTCGTCAAGAAGGGACAGCAGGTGGGCACATGAGACGAGCAACATGTGAACGTCCGAGGAGAACCTGGGGTCTTGAGCATGGAGCCTACCAAAGCCAGGCCCACGGTCCACAGCCGGTGAAAGACTTAGGGGGACCACTTCTGCCACACTCAGGTAGACAAATGATTTTATAAAGACTGACTTTTCAAAGAAATAGTACATTTTCAGATTATGGCAAAAGTCTTAAGTGTATGCAGCTATAAATGTATACAATGACAGCATGTTCAGCTGCATTGCAGTATAGTGTTCTTAAagacatgtattttatttttctttccaaCAATGTATACATTCAAGATATGTAATGATAAACACTCTCCATTTTCCTCTGTCATTGTCATTATGCATAAGAAATAGTGTTTCCCttaaacaacaagaaaaaaaagattgcaaaaaatagcaaaataaaattaatgaaaaGGCCTGGATAAAAGTCATGATTCAAAATAGTTATAATTAAAAGGATGTTCATGTTCCTAAAGTGCAAGAGTGCCCATTATTGATGGTCTTAAAGATCGTAAAGATCATATGCATATATTGTCTTTTAGAAATATCACAATACATGCAGCGGTCCTTGACTGACTGCCAtaaattaactgtttttttttaaacttaaataaattaaaataatttaatcaagAATGACTATTAATAATTGAATTGTCCATGCTTTACTACTGCCAATATTTGTTCCTAGCAAATATTATGTGCTGCTAAAGTAAGTAAAACCCATATTTTGCAGTTTACATTTGTAAATGAACCTGCTGAGCCCTATCAACACTGCATACATTAAATTAAGTAGGTCCCTATGAATACATAGCATATAGAAAAAGTCAACAGCAATAATACATTTACTTATAACTTACTTAGGACAATACTAAATACAATAGACACCAAGGCATAACAAATCATGCAGCACCACTGCATacataaatgtataataataaaatggaaTACGTAAATGGAATAAATCAACAGGTCACATTGGTAAATTAACCTGATAATATATGTACATATTCATACATATCAAAGGTTGTTTGGAGCTGGACAAGGAACCCCTTAATCActagcaaaaaagaaaataatctacaaataatatacagtaaataatctGTATAAGGAATCATGGGAAATGTTAAGAAGTCGTTCATCATTCATTCCCATaacttaaattattaattatattttcaaatatatactatatttacTGTAGGTCTATGTAGACTGTTTAAATGGTTGATGAGGCAGTCTCCCTCACTTAAATAAGAATTTTGATAATTGGGGACTTTGAAATTTAACAAGAATTGAATGACATGTAAATTGAAATACGACAGAAAATTAGTAGCAAATACCACTTTATAACTTTGATATTTCATAACATAATAGATTCTCCCAGTCTTGATAAGCAACAACAATTTCAGGAAATATTTTGCAAATTTAAAGTAAAGCTAAATGTAATGATTTaggttttaaaaatacaataatgcaAACCTTAAAGTTGTGTGAAATTTCCATTCATGACGTGTTCATTAATATggaacacattattatttagtaATTCATTTTCGAACTGAATTAGTAAATAGATTCTATCCCTTAGATATGTAGTTTTCAAgtatttgtaataaaatgatttttggTTAAACATTAAATACCAAATAAACAGTTGAGGGTTCATCTGTGTGTATCATTTAAAACCTAGCACTGCTGCAAAAATACAGATTGAAAAGGAAACATCACGGCAAATATTCGCAAGAGTACACATTTCCTCAGAAGTTGGTTGTAATCCAGTTAACGCCATTGTGGATCATACCTACAGTATCATATCTGGCTATCACATGTTCATATCTCACTGTCCTTATCTCTCTGTGCAGGTGTGCTGAGCAGTGTTTTCCTGCGGAGCCCACAGTATCTGCTGGCATACTGTGGAGGGTCCAGCCCCCCTCCTGTCTTCTCCAGTGAGTGTTTTATGCCTCATCAGCAATGCCTCAGCTACTCTCTAAGCATTAGCAGCAGGGTCTCCCATGCTCTCCACAGCTAATTACTGATGCAATGCCAAAGAGCTAATTCTCCGCTCAACTCTGCACAGCTCTATTCATAAGCATTCACGGCTGTTTAGGATGGGGAAGAGGGGTGAGTTGCAAGGCTTTTAAGAGTCCCTGGGGCCCCCTATTTTGTAATTGCAAATACACACTTTTTCTAACGCAAATATGCAGAGCTAATAAACATCTTGTCTTCTGTCATATTAAGATTATAATTACCAGGTGTGGATTCTTAGTGCTGAGCAAGGCAGATCCTATCAAAGCTCAGCACTCCCTCAGCATATTAATATGTTTGGTTGTGAATCCCAGCAGTTTCAAGTTTATATTATCTGAATGTTTAAATTTTAGAATAAATTATGCTTTAAATATATCATGTACAACTTGTATTGAGTACGTCTACCATCTAGTACTCTAGTGGTTGTCTTATTTTGGCATTGTCCCAAAGCAATTGGAAGTTATTAGTTGCTGCATCCTATGATGCCTGTCAAGAGTTGTTGAATACAGCACAAATCAGAAAGCCCTCATCCCACAGGTCCCTTGAATCTTCTTGGTAGGTTGACACTTTCCCACAGTGCCCAGCAACACAACAATGCCAAGCCTGGCCGTGACCAATTGGCACTTTCACTCCACCATCCACACGCGACCTCACTTCAATTTTTCACTGCAGCAATGAACTCTGCTAAGCACAAAAAACTCACCCAGTTCTCTGCAGAAGAGGGCTGGACCAGGAACATCCCCCTGCCATTGTGTGGCTAAAGAGCTTGGTTCACCGacccccctcctttctcctgtccttcaaCACTCATTCCTTCCCATTGGAGACCTCTTGACTAGGACATAAAGCATTCAATAAGAGTGACTTTTATAGACTTATTCGAGCTCATCTTCACATACAAACTGCCTTCATACCTGCAAGTAAAAAGATTTAGTGTTGGGCCACTGAGCCATCGAGTAATGGTATTTCCATTGAACAGCTCTATTGTTGGTATCCTGCAGGGCTCTATAGTTGGCCCACTAGGGTAGACACACACGTTGCCCAGGAATGACCTGGTAATCAGCTATTTAAGTGAAAGCCATTGAGTCCCAATAGAGAAGTGAGAAGCATGTCCAAACCTGTTATGTGCTCCCTAGAGGTGGTCTATGTGCAGATTTGTCGTACAGATTAAAAAGGCAACGTTGAATGGATTGGATAAATTGTTCCACTTGACTTTTGTTGTGCATGCACCTGTGAGTGAAGCAGCGTGGGATTGCTCCTCACAGTTCACCAAATCCTTTTGTTCTTCAGATGAAATGGCTTTCTATTCTCTTTAGTCACCCCCAGTTTGTTAAATTggacaaatggaaagaaaaaaaaaagattgaaagtGAGTGATAAAGAAAGTGTGACAAATACAGGCATGATCTTTGGTTGAAAAGATAGGAAATGTGGTGTGGTTGGTAAAGTACATAGTGATTGTGGACAGAATCTGATTTTGTGCTTTTGTGCCACTATTTgtctcccccttccttcttttcaaaCTAAGCTACACATAATTTTAGAATTGTAACAACTTGCACATGGGCCAGAGTGAAAATCAATCAATTGAGATGCTAGCATAGTAGCATAGCATAGTGAATCATCACACCAacatcaatatatattttttcttcaatTAATGTTTCAGAGGGAGCAAATATCCGCATGTGGTCTGCAGATATAAGTCCTAAATCACGTAGAGGGATCCTTAGGAGGGCTGTGTTTTCcgaagaacaaaggaaggagcTGGAGAAAACTTTTCGAAGACAGAAGTACATCAGCAAGACAGACAGGAACAAGCTtgcagctgatctcagtctcaAGGAGTCACAGGTAATCAAGTATGAATTACTTAAGTTTTTGACTAAGTCATCTATGATCGTAAAAGGTTGTGTGTACTTTTGAGGCATATGGCAGTGAGAAATAGTTCCTTTAATAGCTTAATAGTAGCCTGGACTGCATGGTTATGCCTAAATGTCGACCCATTCAGTGATCAACAACTGACTCTGATTATTCTGTGCCGCTTCTAGTatatcttatttattatttaattattattttcccaTATGATTATATGACTGAAAGtctacaaaaaacacaaacactatcTTAACAATACTACAGCCACAGTACAGTAGGCTACTGTAAACTTTGGTGCTTTGAGTTGgatgctaatgtcagcatgctactATGCTCATAATGACATTGCTGACTTGGTGATGGTAAGCAAGTAGGCTATAATATATACCATGTTCACCAATATCACACATTAGCTGAAACCACAAAGTAAAGCAGAGGCCAATATGAATAGTTTTACATGTACTCAGTGATAAATTGTCAAGTATTTGAGAAGTAAAAAGATGACCTGAAGGTGGCTTTACAGGAAAGGTTATGGGATTGATAAAgctattacaattcatccttaAACCTCTGTAccaaatgtcatggcaatcGACCAAATAATTGTAAAATAATGGCGCTGGAGCAAAAGTCAAGTCAGTAGGCTTCATCCTCTATGGAATATGAAGGAGGTACAATATTTTATGGCAATCCATCAAATAGCAGATATTTCCATCTGGACCAGAGCAGTGGACTGACCAACGAACTTTGCCATCCCTAGAGCCATACAGCTAGTTTAGCTAAAAATTAACAAACTACACAGATTAACCAAAACTGCCTTTCCACTTTCCTGATGCTATAGGTCAAGATCTGGTTCCAGAACCGCAGAATGAAGTGGAGGAACTGTAAGGAGAAAGAGGTTCATAACACTCGCTCCCCAATGGATGAGCTCATGGCACGGGGTTTGgctcaggaggaggaagagccaTCACCGAATCATACTGATGCAAAGTCTGATAAATCACCACCACAGAAGAATGCCAGGGACACATGAGATGATGCAATGAATGGGAAGTTAAGCAGAGACTCTAACATCCACCGACAGCTTTAAAAAAGCTACAAGAGTGGGAGGGCATCAACAGTGTGTCGATGGAATACTGTGAAGTCTAACATTGATAATATTAACTTTTCTTTCAATGTATGTAACTGCTTTTTGCATCATAATTGTAATGAGGCTCAAGTGCTTAGTCAATCATCTTTTTGCGTTTCACTGGCTTCAATAAGCAATTTCACGGTTATTACACTGACAAGGATTTCCAGGAAAGATTCCCACTCTACATTTGTCATTTCAATTGCTTAAAGGACAAATGAGTTGcttcatttattgcatttacatATCAGACTTTTCTTCTATCTTCCATGTTTTGGAAACCTTTACATTAATACTCTGCTCATAAACCaaatccttttttaaatcaaattttactgggtatattttgtaaatagttttttttaatgatcttgAATGCATAGATCAActgtaaataaagtgtttaaatgaATGCTGACTTACACAATCTTACTGTTAGGTCTGGTAGAACAAAACCATTTACATGTTAATGAACACCATTTTCCATTTCTTTAAatacaatgaatgaatgaactgtaCAATCCATTAAGATGACCAAAAGAGATACTGCTTtacttaattttttatttttaacctttttatgaTTAGTGCTTAAAAGagaatgtattttaataacctCTGGCAATTATATTCACACACAGACGCATGCAGTCCTCTacagaaaatatatacataaaatgcattaCAATAAATACAAGCACATGAAGTGTAGTtacatcaaatgaaaaataaaaaatgttttctaattTGCCAAAATTTTAAGATACTATTTTAGACAGCTTTGCTATCATATTTAACAATCCAGTTCAGGAAGAGTGGTGCATTTCAAAATACGGAGATAATTTTTGACTTTGTTGGAGTCTCTCCGGAAGCAGTAAAGGAGGTCATTATGGTCTATAGAGTTGAGTTCTCCTTGTTTGTAGAAGGAAAGGGCAGAGGAGGGGACCAGACTCTCAGAAGAGATGTAACCCACAGTGTTACCAAGCACTCCTAGTAGCCTCATCTGAGGGGgacagaataaaatatatctaaTTCCTTCAAggaatgcacaaacacatatgATGTAAATGGCATAAATACAAATctaaaatgaatacataaacaTTGTGAACATTTGCTGTAATTCAATTTTATATTTCCTCctaataaaaattaaacattggCTAATTTAGCTCAGATTTTGCAGTGAATACAACATGAGGAAATCCAAATGCATTGCAAATAAGCACATATTCAATATATCAAtccagctttttttattttattcagcttttttatttctctaaaTGACCATGAATACAATTTGTATAAGATATAACTGCACACCACCAGCATCTACCAGCTCAGCATTCATAAGTGTACTCTTACCTTCTCTGCCATTTTTGCCACTCCATCCCTCAATTCATGTACTATATCACTAATCTCCAGTGCCTTGTTGGAGCTGTAGTGGTTGAAATCTTGATTCTGATCCTGAGACATGCTTCGGTGGAGTTGTGTCAAGGGGTTACCCCAAGCCCCCAGCAGCCTTAGGATCACTTCTGTCAGTTCTTCTCGCTGCACATGAAAGAATAGATTAAAAAGCTAATGATACTAGctcccagaagaaaaaaaaagtttctgtcTTAAACCGGTTAAACACTTGTtgtatgtatgaaatgtgtATGTATAGACACAACTGTATGTAATATTAACAAACTGAATACTTACCCCTAGTCTTTGTACATTTTCTTTGTCATCAGGTGTTTGTATGCCATGTGTGTGGCACTTTCGTTTTCCTATGAGGTTCTTGTTGGGAAAGGAATATTGCTCCTGCATAGAAGACAAACGTATCATGTCAGTTATGGATGAAGGGTGATGGATGGTGATGGATGGTGATGGATGATAGATGTCAAGCCAGAAAGAAAGGACTCACAAATTCAGAGTGAAGATCACTGGAGATCCCATGCATTCTGGAGGACTGTTGTATGACCCTGTCGAAGAGATCTGCCAGGGAAGGAACATGGCATCCAGTCTGCCCATAGGCACAGATTGGTGCTGAGCCAACTCTCATGTAAAGCTCCAGGTGCACCAGTGAAAGGACAGCAAACCAAACTGAGGAACATAACTTAAAGTCACTGAACATATTCTCACTTCATGAAtacataaaactaaactaaaatattaaaatctttTATCTTACCCATGTTCATGGTTCCTGGTCTTGTGGTGGAGCAGCAGTTGACTAGTAGAGTTCTTTTGACACCAGAGCTACTCTTGCAAGGGCTAACTTGTACAATGATGATGCTGCTGGTTTAGCAATTGATTTATAGCGGGGGGGAAACGTGATTTTTCTCTTTGCCAGTCATGTGCTTCCTTTAGTTATTTGCTCAGCCAAGTGCAGACAAAACTAACCCAGGCAGAAAATGTACTACACACTGTAGGCTGGCTTAGGCAATTAGTCTATTGGAGGTAATGACGCACATTTGCATATGGAATATAGAAAAACTTGTTGTTAGTCAAAGTAGTTTCttttaattgtgattttttttaaatccactaCAAAAGCATATGCACTATCCTCACTGTCCTCAATTAACCTTAGTTTGACCAGTCCTGAAGTCCtgagtataaaatatatttttcatggtGTATTATTTGATATAATGATGTGATAAATTATGATATTACtctaaatggaaaaaatattatGACTTCACTGCTGCACACTGCAACTGAATTGTCcccaaaagaaaaagacagtacCATAAAACAAACTCATGCATAagaaatgattataaattgGTGGGGCAACTAATCATATCTAAATCACTTAGTcattatgcatttatttcaaACTACAAGACAGCAAATCATCTGTTAAGAGCAcaatatcaaaaataaataccattgcaaaaatgtattgaatCAGCCTATTGTTCAACAACCCTAGCTAGTGAAAGTCTGTTCAGCCTGATAGTGAAAACAAGGCTATTCATATGTAAAGTGAGTGATTCATCTTCTCATTAGCCCTAAATAGCATGGTCAATACCACTGGCCATCTACTGTGAATAGAGTTGTGCGTCATTCTGAACAGTCTGACTTCTTACCCTAAAGCTACTTTAAACATTATGAAGCAACTCATTTGTTAAAGACAAAGACTTATAAAGTGacgtttttaaaaagaaagggtAAAAAGCCCTGTAGTCACGTATGGTTTGTGTTtacatttcattataaatgGTCTTTTAAAATTTGCATTGGGGAAAGGCATGGCAACCCAAGCCTACACTAATGGAGATGCAGAAGTCTTCTGAATCTCATCTGGTGTGACACTTTGTGGCGATATGAGTGATGAGAGAAAGAGCAAGATAAGGCCAACCCAAAGATTCCATTACGTGAGTTCAAGTCATTTGCAGTCAAGCATCACAAATACCAATCAAGTATAATTTTACAGAATATTTTATTGTCATCTTCTGCCACACGACTTACAAAAAGATGTCATAAAtacatcaatatttttatagaaaatagatttacatttattaatacTATGTACATGTCCTAGTGCATTGTATTACTGTGTGCAGTAAGAGCAGAGATGAGAGGGCGaactgaaggaagtaaagggtATTGATGTCTGAGTCCAGCTCCATTCTTGTATTCATTTCTATTGAGTCTACTTTTGAAATCTCCATTAACACCCAAAGCCAAGAAACTCTCCATCTCAAAATTCCTGCTTGATTTTGTCTCAAATCGTGTGTCTCAAGTGTAGAACCATACAAGATTCTTCTTATGCGATACTACACTTTAAACACAAATTCAGAGCTCCAGTATTTAAATATAAGTCCATTCAACATCTATGATGCTTCCACTTGCGAGTGGCCACAGCAATGTTTGCATCTTTTTTGTGCCAAGGGAAGAGTCGGGTGAGAGCAAGGGTGCCATCAAGCTGCACAGAACCAGTCAGTACATAAAGCTGTGCTCGTCCAGGGCGCACAAGGGCAACAGCACAGCGAAGGTTGATGAGGAGCCACTGTTGGAGGAGGTGCTGGGTGTCATAAGGCAGCAGAGGCCCCTGGCGGATAAATTCAACCCGGCCCTCAACCTCAAATTCTGGCTCTCCCATAGGAAGGCGACGACGATGAAGTTTGGCGGTCACAGCTgtagaaaagagggaaaaaagaaatgaatcatTTGGCTTGGAAAATTAAACACAACCATGATTTGTAAGTAAGTACCACagcttttataaaaaaaatctgaatcttACCAAAGTCATGCTGGCAAAAAGCATCCAGGACTGTTTTCATTGCAGGAGCCTCTTCCATAGAAGGGCAGTTTTGGCAGGCAGGTTTGGGCAAGTCTGTCATAAAAATTAAAGAgtttaatttaactgcatattCAGTAATTATAGTAAACCAAAAACAGAAAGCACATGGTAGTTTTTTCTGGCATTGGGATGACAGACAGTTAACTAAAATAGCATTCAAAAAATTAGGCTGTGGTTCTAACCTTTGGCAAAGTGGCTGAATTTTGCAAGGGGTGAAAGGCACATGTCTTCTTCGGCAGGGAAGCGGTCACAGTCAAGTGCCTCAGGCCACGGGTGACCCTGGCAGGCCAGCACTGGAGCACAGCTGTCCCTCACTGCCACACACAGACTACGGCAGggctgaataaaactgaaagaaataaagtcaaaatgttACACAATGAATACAAAGTCACTGTAAGACTGAGAAAGAGTTTAAACCATAAAAAATAAGgtatttttgttttacaaagaataaacaaagacattaaaaagaacaagaaatataaaatatacttaCGTGTCAAGACAGACAGGAGCAATGAGGGAGCAGAGGAAGGCCTGGGCCTGGGGGTGGCAGCCTGTCTGCAACAGGGGTCTCCAGTCTTCTGAGCGTGGCACCACCTCACCTTCAAGGTTACTGTGGCCCAAAAAATTGGGCAGTCGCATTTCAGAATATCCAACATCTTTGCACACTTTCATTTGGTTAGGGATTGTGACACAACGGGTAGATTGACCCATGTCAAATGCCATTGAAGGACATGCCACAGACAGGAGAGCTAAAATGAAGATCACAGCCATTATGAAGTTTTGC
Coding sequences within it:
- the dbx2 gene encoding homeobox protein DBX2, encoding MAGSPPALPGFGSSGKSFLIDNLLQSQTSSARQEGTAGGHMRRATCERPRRTWGLEHGAYQSQAHGPQPVKDLGGPLLPHSGVLSSVFLRSPQYLLAYCGGSSPPPVFSKGANIRMWSADISPKSRRGILRRAVFSEEQRKELEKTFRRQKYISKTDRNKLAADLSLKESQVKIWFQNRRMKWRNCKEKEVHNTRSPMDELMARGLAQEEEEPSPNHTDAKSDKSPPQKNARDT
- the LOC128359389 gene encoding prolactin-like, whose protein sequence is MNMVWFAVLSLVHLELYMRVGSAPICAYGQTGCHVPSLADLFDRVIQQSSRMHGISSDLHSEFEQYSFPNKNLIGKRKCHTHGIQTPDDKENVQRLGREELTEVILRLLGAWGNPLTQLHRSMSQDQNQDFNHYSSNKALEISDIVHELRDGVAKMAEKMRLLGVLGNTVGYISSESLVPSSALSFYKQGELNSIDHNDLLYCFRRDSNKVKNYLRILKCTTLPELDC
- the szl gene encoding sizzled, which gives rise to MAVIFILALLSVACPSMAFDMGQSTRCVTIPNQMKVCKDVGYSEMRLPNFLGHSNLEGEVVPRSEDWRPLLQTGCHPQAQAFLCSLIAPVCLDTFIQPCRSLCVAVRDSCAPVLACQGHPWPEALDCDRFPAEEDMCLSPLAKFSHFAKDLPKPACQNCPSMEEAPAMKTVLDAFCQHDFAVTAKLHRRRLPMGEPEFEVEGRVEFIRQGPLLPYDTQHLLQQWLLINLRCAVALVRPGRAQLYVLTGSVQLDGTLALTRLFPWHKKDANIAVATRKWKHHRC